Genomic window (Rhododendron vialii isolate Sample 1 chromosome 4a, ASM3025357v1):
attttttgaaaacctagttttgaacataatttttacCTATTAGATTTCTGTCATCAGGAAgagcaataattcaaaaaaaaagggtgacGAAACTAACACTTGGCGTGGGGTTTTAAAAATTAGAGATTTGAACCTTTATTCTCTCTCGAACAATAAGTGAGTGCATCAAAATAGTAGACAGTAGAAGTTATTTTGAGCATAGGATTGGTTCAGTCCATACAATTTTGCGCATACAATAAGTGAGCGCATTAAAACAGTATAAGTTATTTTTGAAGTCGTGaatctggtttggtttggtttggcccATAGGATTTTTGGACTTGGAACCGTAAATCGAATTGAGATTTGCGgggattggtttggttcggtcCATAGGACTTTTTGCTCAAGACAAGGTACCCAATTTCTTGGAGCCACAAGTAACCACAAGTAACGATTTGATACTCggcttctttttttgaactgcaaaaaaatttcattcatcacaagaaaaaaaaatgaccgagtcAGGAAACAAGATTCACGGCTTCCTCCCTAAGGTGGATTGTGCAAAATAACTTCTACCGCCTATTTTTTTGATGCGCTCACTTATCATTTGGGAGAGAATTCAAATCTATAAGttttaaagatgatgtattgtgagagaatgacctgtctcagTACTATCAACACCTATGTAggtctttgtcccacattggtactACATGTTAACGATTGGCTTCTTTATTTTGGATAAAGTcttcattcaattttctttattacatttgttaattttgtgtcaattttttgtgaaatatttctTTGCCTGAACGaaataaatctaaaaagaaaaaatttatgttcaaaactaatttttgaacaattttttgaaaaactagttcTGAACATAATTTTTACCTATTAGATTCCTCTTAACAAGAAgagcaataattcacaaaaaaatggaaacgaAACTAACACTTGGCATgggattttaaaaattatagatttgAACCTTTATTCTCACTCGAACGATAATTGAGCACCTCAAAACAGTAGACAATAGAATTTATTTTGCGCATAGGATTGGTTCAGTCCATACAATTTTGCACATACGATAATTGAGCGCATTAAAACAGTCTAAGTTATTTTGAAGTTGTGAATCTTGTTTGGTTTGGCCCATAGGATTGTAGGACCTGGAACCGTGAATCAAACTGTGATTTGCGaggattggtttggttcggtcCATAGGCCTTTTGTTCCAGACACGATATCCAATTTCTTGGATCCGCATATAACGATTAAATACTCggattctttttttgaactgcaaaaaaatttcattcatcacaagcgaaaaaaatataatgagtataataagaaaaaaacaacattGAGAGAGCCTCGGAGGGTGCACAATAACCTCCTACTTGCTAACGTTGACTAGCCAGTATATTTCTTTTTACCGCTGCATGTACTTCAcactttgtcccacattgtttCCAACATGAGAAAGATGGTTTCTTTATTAACCGTCTTGTGAAGGTTTTAAATTACCGAGTCATGTAACGCTGACTTGTAACTCAAGTGAGGGTATTAAAATTGTTGGACATTGAGTTGACTCGCTCAAATGGTGACGCTGGTGTGCCTCCTCCTTCATGGCAACAAACGGTGACGCCGGTGTGCCTCCTTAATGGCAACACCGAAAGGGTGATGGCTGGCTTCACAGAGCAGCTGAGTCAATGGCTAGCTAGCCCTTGATCTACTTGGTGAAAAATATATAAGACGGGGCTAGCTGCGCTCCTTCATGGCATCAAATCGAAAAGCAGCACACAGATTGGCTTCACCGAGCACAGTTGGGATGCTTGTCGAGTTCACTCAATGGGACATCCACTTTTTGTGTAGGAGATTTATCCCGAATTAATAGACCTACACATCTTTTTTCGACACACTTATTTTTCACGTTCTTTTGGCAAAAAGgtctctttattcaaaaaaatttcttcatatTTGTCAATTTAGAGTTAAGTTTGGTGGATTATTTGTTCGACTCTCAACGagatgaatttaaaaagtaaaaagttatgtacaaatttgtttttatttttgtctgcATTAAAAATCTAGTTTGAAACATAATTTGTCGTGGGATTTTAAGACTTACAGATTTGAACCTTTATTCTTTCTTGAAGGATAAGTGAGCGCATCAAAACAATAGGTACTAGAAGTTATATCTACCTTAGGGAGGAAGTCATAAATCTGGTTTGAGGACTAGCTAGTTTGATGTGGTCCATAGGTTTTTTTGGACCTGAAACCATGAATCAAaccttgattttttattttagtttggtTCGGTCCATACGACTTTTTGTTCTGAACACAGTACTCAATTTCTTGGAGGCGCCTTGTGCAGCGTGACCCGAAAGGGTTGCGGGCTTTTCAAACAAAGCAGTATGCAGTCTGACTTGACAGGGCAGCAGGTTAAtccttctaactttttttttcccaaaatggATCAAACAATCGCTTGCCAGGTTGAGTCTGAATTTATCTAGAATTAATGGGCACACTTATCTTTCAACACTCCCCACTCCCTTTTCAgattttagtgtatttttcaTAATCTATAGGCAAGCAGTTCTCTTTATCAAcaccaaataattattttttgtttttgccccAGTTTTATCTTGTTGGTTAAAGACTGTTTATGTGTTAAACATAATTGCcttcttttatttccaaaactaaattaactTTCACTATAATATTTTGTTCTCGCTCTCAATATCTTCACCGTCTACTTCAATTTCTTCgcaccaaatgaaaaaataatactaattgagatctttaaattCGTTAGTgcaaagaaatttgaaaaattatgcactAACGTAGTTTAGTTTTTTGTCCTAAAATTACATGTCTTTATAGTGGAGTCTAGGCAGGCAACGATTCATCACAAGAGGGTATGTCCttgttttggttaaaaaatgagGGCAGGCACAGATTCAGCGCAAGAGGGTATGTCTTTGTTTTGGTGAAGGAAAACAATTATCAGGCTGATTGCTTTTGAAAGATTGATTTTCTGTCATGATAgaagattttcatttttcatttttcatttaaaaaaaataaggctcTAAGATATCAAGCATCAAACATCCTCATTACTTGAGTAAAATGCACGCGTTTATCTTAGTTATGAAGATGGAAGATGCTACATTTCCATGCTGAGTTATCTAAGAACTTTGCAAAGTAATTTAGAGATATCAGTTCTCGACCCCGAAATTATGTCGTTTATTATGGTTTGACGAGATATTACATGTTATTGGTATCTTTAATCTCTAGTTAGATATTTGTGTGCTGTATAATACGATATCTGTAAGGTGTACACGACTTGTATATATGTGGtgggaaaagtaaaaaagaaaagtgcaACTTCTTAGTCAATTTTTGGAGCCATTGCTTATATGCTTTTGTTAATCAACTGAATGTTCATCTGAAAATGGCCTTTGGCACAGATCGTGGAATGAGGAACATGTCGGTGTCATGAAGTTTTAAGTATTCGGCCTTCCTCGCGATTGTTTCTTGTTGGTACAGAAGAACGATATTTGAAGATCCGTTGTTGTTAGATTGACTTTGATGTCCATATGTACTTCTCTTTTGTCACTTCAAAGATGGTTTTTTCATGATTCAAGCAATCCTCCGGGCTGCTGCTTTCGTTATGTATTCCAATTTGTGACTCATATGGGCAAAAGGCATGATGTTTCCTCATCGAGATTGCAAGATTTGAAGTCTCAAAAGAGGCTTGTTGATGTACATACCGTAAGATTAGCTTTGGAAAATAGTTACTGATGGACGATGACATATGTTGAGGTATCAAAAGTGGAATTTTTTCCTTCCGCGTTTGAGTCACTTTCCTCCTTGATGCTATACGGTTAAATTTTACCcaagacatttttttttcttttcaataagtATATAACCATGCAAATAGAAACACATCAGAATAGAAGCCTTGTCCCTCTAATACGCCTCATAATAATCTGTCAATTTCTGAACTTGTCAAATTAAAGGATGACAGAAATGTGTTCTCATGGTTTTGCCAATTGGGAACCACATGACAAGAGAAATGAAATCCTCTCTCTATTAGCTCTGCGTATCTGtggaaatacatttttcataAAGCAGGAGGCAGCTCCCATGTATCCACCACTTCAGTTCAACCAAAGGAGGCATGCAGCCGAATTACAGAAATAAAACGAGTTATCAAATTCATTGCCGAGAGAGAGCAACCACAAGAAATTAACTTGAAGCTGCTAAAAAATTGATATAGAGCAGCTGAAAACTCTTTCAATGGAAACAGGCCAAGGGTATGTATATGTCAATGTCCCATAACAACATACCATGGGTAAACAAGCAAAAAAAACTGTGACCCTTTTTCCGAAGAGAAAATACATGAAGTAACCTTCGATGGATGAATGCTATAGTGTATGCATATTTGCAAAGACTATGATTTTCCAACACTAATACCCTCGTGACTTAATACAAGAAGCTCAATTTGCCCTGCACAATTTTGATACTCAGCACTCTTTAAGACCTCAGAGGATTATCTGATATTTTTCCCGTACATTGGGCCCTTTACTCCTTGGATTTAGAACTTTTTCCTTCCAAACACAGCTTTCCCTCCTTTTATCTTTTTCCTCACCTACATAAATCCTCCAcaaaatccatgatccaaacacagcctgaagataaacaaagaaaatcaagaTGACGAAATTCACCTTGAGAAATTCCCATGCTCAGCTGCAATTCTCAGATTTCAGAGGGTAGTTGAAGTAATCAGgaaccaaaagacaaaagaaacaCTACCCCTAAATCAGATCCCACAACTATGAGTCTATGACAACTCATTTCCAAGACAAATTAAACCTAAAGCAGCTCAATGGGCCTTATTTCTTCTACAATTCCATGATTAAGACATAGATTACATTTAAATTCACGAAACTAAAACAGAAAAGCGATGGCAGCAGCAGCCGACTACAGAAAACGCATCATGCCACTCTAAGATGATTCATAAAAACATTACTTGACAGGAATGAAAACTTACAAAGTTACCATAATCTAATTTCTGTATTTCCTTCCACCTATGGCGAACACAGTTGGGAAAGATCTTATTCTACCTGACACCATTTCTGCATTTCCTCAATCTTGATCAGTAGTCCAAATTGTCCAAAAGCTGAACCCATTCCGAGTCACcagtttaatttgaaaaaatccCCTGATGTTCTCCAAGAGAAGGCAACAAATTTAATAAAGTTTTCCAGTGAAGAGGTCGCTCAACTTTATTCTTCAGTTCAAAGCACCCAACCTCCACGTCTTTCAAATGATGTCACCAGCATTTGCTATTGGCAGAACTGCAGCAGCAAGGgccttcttctctctccatcaGTATCTCACTTAGGTTTTCTATGACTGTTTTGTTCAACATATTGGATGATTTTAAAGACAGCTTAGTAGAATGACAAGTCCAGAACAAGCAATCCAAAAGAGATTCATAACACCTCAAGTCATCAAATGCTCTTACCTCCAAATGCTCTGTTACAGGCACCTGATCACACAGAGGAATCCCTTTATAATTATTAATCCCCATCAGAGTCTTTTTAGGCCATCCAATCAGATTAACCTTCAAAGCAACAGGGCGATTTAAGCTAGAGACAAAATTTCTCAGTCGACCGAACCATttcaaatgatttatttttaaatttccatAGAAAATCACAACGGGCTTCCACTGCCATGGGGGACTGGTAATAGTTATAGATACGCTGGGCATTCTATCATATTTGAATGAAAGTAAGTTAGGAGCAACAACCTTTGCCTCCAACAACCTCCTACATTGCCTGATAATAATGTTCTTGTGACTACGGCTTGATATGTCGATCCCTTTTAACCAATGACAAAAGCTCAGGTTTAACTTCTCCAGTACAGGAAATTTGTGCAAAAGTTCACAGACAAAATCGTCGGTGATTCCAAAGTTAGTAAGCTTAAGATTCTTAAGATGTGGAGATGAATCAATGTTGAATGTCCCTGGAATGTCCTTAGCAACAGCATACATGAAACTTTGAAGAGTTGGAGCTCTAATCTCTACTTCCTCCAAGTCCGAGTCAGAAACTAGGTTCGGATTATGAAGATTTGCCATCTGCAAGCTTTTCAATCCACGACAGCCATGAAGACGCAATTCCTTAATTAGAGGGCAACTAGAGATTATATTTTGAATCTCCTCTTCAGTGATACAGACTCTCCTGAGACTAAGCATTTTCAAGGAGTACAACTTGATATTTCCATGACACAGGTGCCTCTTCAGTGTAGAACCAAGGAATGAGTAGTCAGATACACTGACTTCTAGCTCTTTGACATGGTTTTGAACCAGAATTCTTATCCAATTGTCGACAAAATAAGCCCATCTGGGATCGATACTGGTTAAATCAAGCCTGCATTGGTCGATGGGTATACCCTCATTGTGATATCTTATCATAGTTTTGTCCACATATTTCAAGAATCTCTCTCTAGCTTCTTCAATATGGAGATCATCTTTCCATTGAAGGCGTAGAGTGGAAAATCCAAAGTAAAAGTCTAAAAACCCatctttaaaacacaattcAGGGCACAACTGCGTTCGAGTGTGTATCGGCTGCGGACGCAGTTGTGTCTAGAGTTGTGTTAGTAACATTGCTCAAATCCAAAAGCTCAAAACTTTTTCTCGATCACAACACAAGCGTCAagtatttttgataattttcaagATGATTCACATATTTATTCAAACTGGGGAGGGAGATATGGGTTTCATTCAATGTGGGCATGCTCATTAATATAAGCCGAAATTCTTACTAATTCTTTCC
Coding sequences:
- the LOC131324055 gene encoding uncharacterized protein LOC131324055, yielding MTRRDGVVVLPSLEMQGTLNTKFCANLSSSFHRLHSTARLDLTSIDPRWAYFVDNWIRILVQNHVKELEVSVSDYSFLGSTLKRHLCHGNIKLYSLKMLSLRRVCITEEEIQNIISSCPLIKELRLHGCRGLKSLQMANLHNPNLVSDSDLEEVEIRAPTLQSFMYAVAKDIPGTFNIDSSPHLKNLKLTNFGITDDFVCELLHKFPVLEKLNLSFCHWLKGIDISSRSHKNIIIRQCRRLLEAKVVAPNLLSFKYDRMPSVSITITSPPWQWKPVVIFYGNLKINHLKWFGRLRNFVSSLNRPVALKVNLIGWPKKTLMGINNYKGIPLCDQVPVTEHLEVRAFDDLRCYESLLDCLFWTCHSTKLSLKSSNMLNKTVIENLSEILMEREEGPCCCSSANSKCW